In Thamnophis elegans isolate rThaEle1 chromosome 4, rThaEle1.pri, whole genome shotgun sequence, the following proteins share a genomic window:
- the LIN9 gene encoding protein lin-9 homolog isoform X2 — translation MHRDRQPLKKRRGSFKMAELDQLPDESSSAKALVSLKEGSLSNTWNEKFSSLQKTPIWKGKNAGATVEMPFRNSKRTRSFCEEDERQMNTRSPKRNQRVGMVPQKFTVTAPTPDKKASQKIGLRLRNLLKLPKAHKWCIYEWFYSNIDKPLFEGDNDFCVCLKESFPNLKTRKLTRVEWGKIRRLMGKPRRCSSAFFEEERSALKQKRQKIRLLQQRKVADISQFKDLPEEIPMPLVIGTKVTARLRGSHDGLFTGQIDAVDTLNATYRVTFERTGLGTHTIPDYEVLSNEPHDTMPIAAFGQKQRHSRYIMTPPQLHYTPSLQSPITDNDPLLGSSWKNKISGSDSETLGGFPVEFLIQVTRLSKILMIKKEHIKQLREMNTEAEKLKSYSMPIGIEFQRRYATIVLDLERLNKDLNKVLHKVQQYCYELAPEQGLQPSDHPTDLRRRCEEEAQEIVRQSNTSTTGQPCVQNENLTELIARLTTILLQIKCLAEGGDLNSFEFKSLTDSLNDIKNSIDSTNISSFQVQVSFRKAMKTWLFQQVLGSVILWTH, via the exons ATGCACCGCGACAGGCAGCCTTTGAAAAAGCGGCGCGGCTCCTTCAAGATGGCGGAGTTGGATCAGCTGCCTGACGAGA GTTCATCAGCAAAAGCCTTGGTTAGTTTGAAAG AGGGAAGTTTATCCAATACATGGAATGAAAAATTCAGTTCTTTGCAGAAAACACCCAtttggaaaggcaaaaatgcaGGAGCTACTGTAGAAATG CCTTTCAGAAATTCCAAACGAACTCGTTCCTTTTGTGAAGAAGATGAAAGACAAATGAATACAAGATCACCAAAAAGAAATCAGAGAGTTGGAATGGTCCCACAG AAATTTACTGTAACAGCACCAACACCAGACAAAAAGGCATCACAAAAGATTGGTTTGCGGCTACGTAATTTACTCAAACTTCCTAAGGCCCACAAATGGTGTATATATGAATGGTTCTATTCAAATATAGATAA GCCGTTGTTTGAAGGAGATAATGATTTTTGTGTTTGCCTGAAAGAATCATTTCCAAATCTGAAAACAAGGAAATTAACCAGAGTGGAATGGGGGAAAATTAGACGATTAATGGGAAAACCACGAAG ATGTTCTTCTGCATTCTTTGAAGAGGAAAGGTCAGCATTAAAACAGAAACGGCAAAAAATTAGATTATTGCAACAGCGAAAAGTGGCAGATATATCTCAATTTAAAGATCTTCCAGAAGAAATTCCAATGCCATTAGTAATAGGCACAAAAGTTACAG CGCGGTTACGTGGTTCCCATGATGGACTCTTCACTGGACAGATTGATGCTGTTGACACTCTTAATGCTACTTACAGAGTAACCTTTGAGAGGACAGGACTTGGGACACACACAATCCCAGATTATGAAGTCCTC AGTAATGAACCTCATGATACCATGCCAATTGCTGCCTTTGGACAAAAACAACGACATTCTAGATATATTATGACACCTCCTCAATTACATTATACACCCTCCCTTCAATCACCAATTACA GACAATGATCCTTTATTAGGATCTTCTTGGAAAAACAAAATTTCAGGTTCAGATAGTGAAACATTAGGTGGTTTTCCAGTAGAATTCCTTATCCAAGTG ACCAGATTATCAAAAATTCTTATGATCAAGAAGGAACATATCAAGCAGTTAAGGGAGATGAATACAGAAGCAGAAAAATTG AAATCCTATTCTATGCCTATTGGTATTGAATTTCAGAGAAGATATGCAACTATTGTTTTAGATCTTGAACGGCTGAATAAGGATCTAAATAAAGTTTTACATAAAGTTCAGCAGTATTGTTATGAG CTTGCTCCAGAACAAGGTCTTCAGCCTTCAGACCATCCCACAGATCTGAGACGAAGATGTGAGGAAGAAGCTCAGGAGATTGTCAGACAATCAAATACATCAACAACTGGACAACCTTGTGTTCAAAATGAAAATCTGACAGAATTGATTGCTAGACTCACAACAATATTACTGCAGATTAAG TGTCTAGCAGAAGGAGGTGATCTAAATTCCTTTGAGTTTAAGTCATTAACAGATTCATTGAATGACATTAAGAATTCTATAGATTCTACTAATATCAG TTCCTTCCAAGTCCAGGTTTCCTTCAGGAAGGCTATGAAGACTTGGCTCTTTCAGCAAGTCCTGGGCTCTGTGATTTTGTGGACTCACTAA
- the LIN9 gene encoding protein lin-9 homolog isoform X1: MHRDRQPLKKRRGSFKMAELDQLPDESSSAKALVSLKEGSLSNTWNEKFSSLQKTPIWKGKNAGATVEMPFRNSKRTRSFCEEDERQMNTRSPKRNQRVGMVPQKFTVTAPTPDKKASQKIGLRLRNLLKLPKAHKWCIYEWFYSNIDKPLFEGDNDFCVCLKESFPNLKTRKLTRVEWGKIRRLMGKPRRCSSAFFEEERSALKQKRQKIRLLQQRKVADISQFKDLPEEIPMPLVIGTKVTARLRGSHDGLFTGQIDAVDTLNATYRVTFERTGLGTHTIPDYEVLSNEPHDTMPIAAFGQKQRHSRYIMTPPQLHYTPSLQSPITDNDPLLGSSWKNKISGSDSETLGGFPVEFLIQVTRLSKILMIKKEHIKQLREMNTEAEKLKSYSMPIGIEFQRRYATIVLDLERLNKDLNKVLHKVQQYCYELAPEQGLQPSDHPTDLRRRCEEEAQEIVRQSNTSTTGQPCVQNENLTELIARLTTILLQIKCLAEGGDLNSFEFKSLTDSLNDIKNSIDSTNISCFQNNVEIHVAHIQSGLSQMGNLHAFAANNTNRD; the protein is encoded by the exons ATGCACCGCGACAGGCAGCCTTTGAAAAAGCGGCGCGGCTCCTTCAAGATGGCGGAGTTGGATCAGCTGCCTGACGAGA GTTCATCAGCAAAAGCCTTGGTTAGTTTGAAAG AGGGAAGTTTATCCAATACATGGAATGAAAAATTCAGTTCTTTGCAGAAAACACCCAtttggaaaggcaaaaatgcaGGAGCTACTGTAGAAATG CCTTTCAGAAATTCCAAACGAACTCGTTCCTTTTGTGAAGAAGATGAAAGACAAATGAATACAAGATCACCAAAAAGAAATCAGAGAGTTGGAATGGTCCCACAG AAATTTACTGTAACAGCACCAACACCAGACAAAAAGGCATCACAAAAGATTGGTTTGCGGCTACGTAATTTACTCAAACTTCCTAAGGCCCACAAATGGTGTATATATGAATGGTTCTATTCAAATATAGATAA GCCGTTGTTTGAAGGAGATAATGATTTTTGTGTTTGCCTGAAAGAATCATTTCCAAATCTGAAAACAAGGAAATTAACCAGAGTGGAATGGGGGAAAATTAGACGATTAATGGGAAAACCACGAAG ATGTTCTTCTGCATTCTTTGAAGAGGAAAGGTCAGCATTAAAACAGAAACGGCAAAAAATTAGATTATTGCAACAGCGAAAAGTGGCAGATATATCTCAATTTAAAGATCTTCCAGAAGAAATTCCAATGCCATTAGTAATAGGCACAAAAGTTACAG CGCGGTTACGTGGTTCCCATGATGGACTCTTCACTGGACAGATTGATGCTGTTGACACTCTTAATGCTACTTACAGAGTAACCTTTGAGAGGACAGGACTTGGGACACACACAATCCCAGATTATGAAGTCCTC AGTAATGAACCTCATGATACCATGCCAATTGCTGCCTTTGGACAAAAACAACGACATTCTAGATATATTATGACACCTCCTCAATTACATTATACACCCTCCCTTCAATCACCAATTACA GACAATGATCCTTTATTAGGATCTTCTTGGAAAAACAAAATTTCAGGTTCAGATAGTGAAACATTAGGTGGTTTTCCAGTAGAATTCCTTATCCAAGTG ACCAGATTATCAAAAATTCTTATGATCAAGAAGGAACATATCAAGCAGTTAAGGGAGATGAATACAGAAGCAGAAAAATTG AAATCCTATTCTATGCCTATTGGTATTGAATTTCAGAGAAGATATGCAACTATTGTTTTAGATCTTGAACGGCTGAATAAGGATCTAAATAAAGTTTTACATAAAGTTCAGCAGTATTGTTATGAG CTTGCTCCAGAACAAGGTCTTCAGCCTTCAGACCATCCCACAGATCTGAGACGAAGATGTGAGGAAGAAGCTCAGGAGATTGTCAGACAATCAAATACATCAACAACTGGACAACCTTGTGTTCAAAATGAAAATCTGACAGAATTGATTGCTAGACTCACAACAATATTACTGCAGATTAAG TGTCTAGCAGAAGGAGGTGATCTAAATTCCTTTGAGTTTAAGTCATTAACAGATTCATTGAATGACATTAAGAATTCTATAGATTCTACTAATATCAG ctgtttccagAATAATGTAGAGATCCATGTTGCACATATCCAGAGTGGCCTCAGCCAAATGGGAAATTTACATGCTTTTGCTGCAAATAACACTAACAGAGACTGA